Proteins from a genomic interval of Aquabacterium sp. J223:
- a CDS encoding tripartite tricarboxylate transporter substrate binding protein gives MTPLQRRALLATLAAALAGGLPAAHAQGRYPDKPITFVVPFQAGSATDQLARALAQSITEQTKQTVVVENKAGASGMPAAQQVARAAPDGYTVFITTNTTHAANEHLFKKLSYDPVKDFAPVTGLGKGGQVLVVRPDAPYKTVADLVAAAKKTPGRLSFGSGSASSRVAGEMFKQLSGTDILHVPYKSNPGAITDLLGGQIDLMITDTATGLPQVRAGKLKPLGFSTQKRSPQLPDVPTLDEAGVKGYDMSYWFAAYVPAGTPAPVVNGLQELLVAAVKSAPAKTFFDTSGAEAWTTTPAELARFQASESQKWGRVIKAAGIEPE, from the coding sequence ATGACCCCGTTGCAACGCCGAGCCCTGCTCGCCACCCTCGCCGCCGCCCTGGCCGGCGGCCTGCCCGCCGCACACGCCCAGGGCCGCTACCCGGACAAGCCGATCACCTTCGTCGTGCCGTTCCAGGCCGGCAGCGCCACCGACCAGCTGGCCCGCGCGCTGGCGCAGTCCATCACCGAGCAGACCAAGCAGACCGTGGTGGTGGAGAACAAGGCCGGCGCCAGCGGCATGCCGGCCGCGCAGCAGGTCGCGCGGGCGGCCCCCGACGGCTACACCGTCTTCATCACCACCAACACCACGCACGCCGCCAACGAGCACCTGTTCAAGAAGCTGAGCTACGACCCGGTGAAGGACTTCGCGCCGGTGACCGGTCTGGGCAAGGGCGGCCAGGTGCTGGTGGTGCGGCCGGATGCGCCGTACAAGACCGTGGCCGACCTGGTCGCCGCGGCGAAGAAGACGCCCGGCCGCTTGAGCTTCGGCAGCGGCAGCGCGTCCAGCCGGGTCGCCGGCGAGATGTTCAAGCAGCTGTCGGGCACCGACATCCTGCACGTGCCCTACAAGAGCAACCCCGGCGCCATCACCGACCTGCTCGGCGGGCAGATCGACCTGATGATCACCGACACGGCCACCGGCCTGCCGCAGGTGCGTGCCGGCAAGTTGAAGCCGCTGGGGTTCTCCACCCAGAAGCGCAGCCCGCAGCTGCCCGACGTGCCGACCCTCGACGAGGCCGGCGTCAAGGGCTACGACATGAGCTACTGGTTCGCCGCCTACGTGCCCGCGGGCACGCCGGCGCCGGTGGTCAATGGCTTGCAGGAGCTGCTGGTGGCGGCGGTGAAGAGCGCCCCGGCGAAGACCTTCTTCGACACCTCCGGCGCCGAGGCCTGGACCACGACGCCGGCCGAGCTGGCCCGCTTCCAGGCCAGCGAGTCGCAGAAGTGGGGCCGGGTCATCAAGGCCGCCGGCATCGAGCCCGAATGA
- the fliL gene encoding flagellar basal body-associated protein FliL: MSAAATADAVAAPKAGGKKKLILMLSVVLLLVAVAGGGALFWVKSKQAAAAAAEEAEDGDSAPVKAHAKEKHDDKAVPTFVPLDPFTVNLADREAERYAQIGITLELDDAKVGDKIKAYMPAIRNNILLLLSQKTAADLLGREGKEKTAVQIQREASRALGVDVPDDEDEEAQAKPAASDADGEAKPKKKKKRKAPAEPLPIKRVHFSNFIIQ, encoded by the coding sequence ATGTCCGCTGCCGCCACCGCCGACGCCGTTGCCGCCCCCAAGGCCGGCGGCAAGAAGAAGCTGATCCTCATGCTGAGCGTGGTGCTGCTGCTGGTCGCCGTGGCGGGCGGCGGCGCGCTGTTCTGGGTCAAGAGCAAGCAGGCCGCCGCCGCCGCCGCCGAGGAGGCCGAGGACGGCGACAGCGCACCGGTCAAGGCCCACGCCAAGGAGAAGCACGACGACAAGGCGGTGCCCACCTTCGTGCCCCTGGACCCCTTCACCGTGAACTTGGCCGACCGCGAGGCCGAGCGCTACGCGCAGATCGGCATCACGCTGGAGCTGGACGACGCCAAGGTGGGCGACAAGATCAAGGCCTACATGCCGGCCATCCGCAACAACATCCTGCTGCTGCTGTCGCAGAAGACCGCCGCCGACCTGCTGGGCCGCGAAGGCAAGGAGAAGACCGCAGTGCAGATCCAGCGCGAGGCGTCGCGCGCCCTGGGCGTGGACGTGCCGGACGACGAGGACGAGGAAGCGCAGGCCAAGCCCGCCGCGAGCGACGCCGACGGCGAGGCCAAGCCGAAGAAGAAAAAGAAGCGCAAGGCCCCCGCGGAGCCGCTGCCCATCAAGCGGGTCCACTTCTCCAACTTCATCATCCAGTGA
- a CDS encoding LysR family transcriptional regulator, which translates to MTTQRHLSTRQLRAFVALAEARNFTRAAAQCHLSQPAFSALVRGLEEAVGCRLFDRDTRKVELTAEGQRFLAGAERLLQEFEHTLHDLGEHVARRRGRVALAALPALAAGWLPDVLAAFQAEYPDIELDVADALSEQCVERVRSGRADFALASVRAASPELRTERFCSDRFHLVCRADHPLARKSRIALADLAGQPFVQLARSSSVRQHIEAATRGHPPKTVMELEQLSSVAGMVRAGLGVSVVPALTLFHFRDPGLVTRPVVARGLVREIFVLRRRDRSLSLAAQTLFDFVARHRPTTANARARP; encoded by the coding sequence ATGACCACCCAGCGCCACCTCTCGACCCGGCAGCTGCGGGCCTTCGTGGCGCTGGCCGAGGCCCGCAACTTCACCCGCGCGGCGGCGCAGTGCCACCTGTCGCAACCGGCGTTCTCGGCCCTGGTGCGGGGGCTGGAGGAGGCGGTGGGCTGCCGGCTGTTCGACCGCGACACCCGCAAGGTGGAGCTGACGGCCGAGGGGCAGCGCTTCCTCGCCGGCGCCGAGCGGCTGCTGCAGGAGTTCGAGCACACGCTGCACGACCTGGGCGAACACGTGGCCCGCCGGCGCGGCCGGGTGGCGCTGGCCGCCCTGCCCGCGCTGGCGGCCGGCTGGCTGCCCGACGTGCTGGCCGCCTTCCAGGCCGAGTACCCCGACATCGAGCTCGACGTGGCCGACGCGCTGTCCGAGCAGTGCGTCGAGCGGGTGCGCAGCGGCCGCGCCGACTTCGCGCTGGCCTCGGTGCGGGCCGCGTCGCCCGAGCTGCGCACCGAACGCTTCTGCAGCGACCGCTTCCACCTCGTCTGCCGCGCCGACCACCCGCTGGCCCGCAAGTCCCGCATCGCGTTGGCCGACCTGGCCGGCCAGCCCTTCGTGCAGCTGGCGCGCTCGAGCAGCGTGCGCCAGCACATCGAGGCCGCCACCCGCGGCCACCCGCCGAAGACGGTGATGGAGCTGGAACAGCTGAGCAGCGTGGCCGGCATGGTGCGCGCGGGCCTGGGCGTGAGCGTGGTGCCGGCGCTGACGCTGTTCCACTTCCGCGACCCGGGGCTGGTCACCCGGCCGGTGGTGGCGCGCGGGCTGGTGCGCGAGATCTTCGTGCTGCGCCGGCGCGACCGCAGCCTGTCGCTGGCCGCGCAGACGCTGTTCGACTTCGTGGCCCGCCACCGCCCGACCACCGCCAACGCCCGCGCCCGGCCCTGA
- a CDS encoding tannase/feruloyl esterase family alpha/beta hydrolase codes for MTRIRRARPARLRRLLPATAATLTIATLVAACGGGDEAPPATAAPAAPAACDTASVAAAVALQGAAVTAATAVPAGSYTPPGSGALANLPAFCRIEARATPTSDSLINFQVWVPQGTAWNGKLVTTGNGGYSPALSYGDMAYALRQGYAAVGGDTGHQSSDPNEMFWGVGHPEKIRDWGSRSIHAITVPAKQLVAGLRGEAIKRAYYYGCSTGGHQAYAQLQRYPEDFDGVVAGAPGNNRTRLNVEFLHRFLSNRAPNTNGPLILSAAKAATITTAAVAACDALDGVTDGVMEDPRACTFNVDTLLCASGQTTGCLTADEIGVAKKIYAGPKNPRTNAQLYPGLPVGTEAGWSGYWGGSEPVRADYWRLWVFGNPQWNWWSFDHDRDVTYAEAVVGPLVDQTSVDLAAFKARGGKAIVYQGWADPVVNAVDTIAYADRLRTAQGSQAAVDGFFRLFLVPGMGHCSGGSGTGHFGNQGGPSPVVNADRDVLMALDRWVEQGTAPDQIVASRVVAGNTVRTRPLCPYPKKATYRGQGSTDDAASFSCN; via the coding sequence ATGACCCGCATCCGACGCGCGCGTCCGGCGCGCCTTCGCCGCCTGCTTCCCGCCACCGCGGCCACGCTGACGATCGCCACGCTGGTGGCGGCCTGCGGCGGCGGCGACGAAGCGCCCCCCGCCACCGCGGCACCCGCCGCCCCGGCCGCGTGCGACACGGCGAGCGTGGCCGCCGCGGTCGCCCTGCAGGGCGCAGCCGTGACGGCCGCCACCGCCGTGCCGGCCGGCAGCTACACGCCGCCGGGCAGCGGCGCGCTGGCCAACCTGCCGGCGTTCTGCCGCATCGAGGCCAGGGCCACGCCGACCAGCGACTCGCTCATCAACTTCCAGGTGTGGGTGCCGCAGGGCACGGCCTGGAACGGCAAGCTGGTCACCACCGGCAACGGCGGCTACAGCCCGGCGCTCAGCTACGGCGACATGGCCTACGCGCTGCGCCAGGGGTATGCCGCGGTGGGCGGCGACACCGGCCACCAGTCCAGCGACCCCAACGAGATGTTCTGGGGCGTGGGCCATCCCGAGAAGATCCGCGACTGGGGCTCGCGCTCCATCCACGCCATCACCGTGCCGGCCAAGCAGCTGGTGGCCGGCCTGCGCGGCGAAGCCATCAAGCGCGCCTACTACTACGGCTGTTCCACCGGCGGCCACCAGGCCTATGCGCAGCTGCAGCGCTACCCGGAGGACTTCGACGGTGTGGTCGCCGGGGCGCCGGGCAACAACCGGACGCGGCTGAACGTCGAGTTCCTGCACCGCTTCCTGTCCAACCGGGCGCCCAACACCAACGGGCCGCTGATCCTGTCGGCCGCCAAGGCGGCCACCATCACCACCGCCGCCGTCGCCGCCTGCGATGCGCTGGACGGCGTGACCGACGGCGTGATGGAGGACCCGCGCGCCTGCACCTTCAACGTCGACACCCTGCTGTGCGCGTCCGGCCAGACCACCGGCTGCCTCACCGCCGACGAGATCGGCGTGGCCAAGAAGATCTACGCCGGGCCGAAGAACCCGCGCACCAACGCCCAGCTCTACCCCGGCCTGCCGGTGGGCACCGAAGCCGGCTGGTCGGGCTACTGGGGCGGCAGCGAACCGGTGCGCGCCGACTACTGGCGTCTGTGGGTGTTCGGCAACCCGCAGTGGAACTGGTGGAGCTTCGACCACGACCGCGACGTCACCTACGCCGAGGCGGTCGTCGGGCCGCTGGTCGACCAGACCAGCGTCGACCTCGCCGCCTTCAAGGCCCGCGGCGGCAAGGCCATCGTCTACCAGGGCTGGGCCGACCCGGTGGTCAACGCGGTGGACACCATCGCCTATGCCGATCGGCTGCGGACGGCGCAGGGCTCGCAGGCCGCCGTGGACGGCTTCTTCCGCCTGTTCCTGGTGCCCGGCATGGGGCACTGCTCGGGCGGCAGCGGCACCGGCCACTTCGGCAACCAGGGCGGCCCGTCGCCGGTGGTCAACGCCGACCGCGACGTGCTGATGGCGCTCGACCGCTGGGTCGAGCAGGGCACCGCCCCCGACCAGATCGTCGCCAGCCGGGTGGTGGCGGGCAACACCGTGCGCACCCGCCCGCTGTGCCCCTACCCGAAGAAGGCCACCTACCGGGGCCAGGGCAGCACGGACGACGCGGCCAGCTTCAGCTGCAACTAG